The sequence below is a genomic window from Dictyostelium discoideum AX4 chromosome 5 chromosome, whole genome shotgun sequence.
AACCATTCTCCCTTTTAATACAACCATAATAttactaaataaataaaaaatttcagGACGTGGTTGATGTACTGAGCATACAACTGTTACACCTTTCATTTTAGTTAACTCTAATAAAACTTTCATtacttttaatgaatttaatgaatctaAACCACTTGTAGGttcatctaaaaataataaagatggaTTTGTAACTAATGCACATCCAATTGAAACTCTTTTCTTTTCACCACCTGATAATCCTTTTACTATCATACCACCCGGTAGAATACCaccaatttttgaatttaattttctatcTAATCCAACATCTTTTAAAACTTGTTTAATTCTTATATCTTTTTCAGTATCTGTCATATCTGGTAACCTTAAATCTGcatgaaattttaaagtttcatAAACTGTTGATGTTTCTAAAAACACCTCTTCTTGAGTTACATATGAACAAAACATTTTATAAGCTTCACCAATTTCTTTACCATTTACTAATATTTTACCAGTGATTGTACCTGTTGATTTCCTATTTGCAAGTATATCCAATAATGTAGATTTACCACTACCTGATGGACCCATTAATGCAACCATTTCACCTTTTTCAACAATACCACTaacatttgataaaattgttaATTCCTTCTCAATAATTCtatcaattggtaatttattaacttgtgattcaatatcttcaatatcaattttaccagattctaattttttaataatttttttttgttcattatattttttatttaaaactttataacaaatattttcaaatgtaaCTTGAACtccaacattattattaatattaataatttcattatcatttgatcTACCATTagtaatttcattattaaaagtaCCACTTGAATCACTATTAATACTATTCCTTCTATTTtcaatgtttttaatttttgtttgaaTTCCACtttcaatatctttattattattattactattactatttaaatttgaattatctgaaattaatttttcactTAAATTGATTTGTGGTGTTTGTGGTGATAAAGAgagtgatgataatgaatattcattatttggtTGCTTTGGATGTAATGTATTTATTACTTCgtttttaaattgttgttgttcttgttgttgttgttgttgttgttgttgttgttgttgttgttgttgttgttgttgttgttgttgttgttgttgttgttgttgttgttgttgatttgataaaatttgttcctcatttatattatttcttgaatttttatcttcaaaattttcatcatttttttcatcagacttatcatcaataatttcaaaattattatttcctatatcttccatttttttttttttttttttaataaatttgttaattttttttttttttttttttttaccctaaattaaaacaaggtaattaaaattaaaatataaaaataaaaataatttcaagtATGTataattgttaaaaaaaaaaaataaaaaaaaaaaatataaaataattaaaaataaaattaaaataaaaaaaagaaattaataacaaaagagaaaaaaaacaattttttttctattttttgttttaattaccctataaaataaattaactttacaaatttcattatcaataatattgttattagtaaaatattgttgaattaattttgttgGTAAAAGGGGGGTGAGGGggttaattctttaaaaaaatttatttttaccacttttttttttatttttaaaaaaaccttcaaatagtttttttatttttttctttttcttaaaTAGCTCCCATTAGTCTTTACATACcc
It includes:
- the abcG4 gene encoding ABC transporter G family protein — its product is MEDIGNNNFEIIDDKSDEKNDENFEDKNSRNNINEEQILSNQQQQQQQQQQQQQQQQQQQQQQQQQQQQQQEQQQFKNEVINTLHPKQPNNEYSLSSLSLSPQTPQINLSEKLISDNSNLNSNSNNNNKDIESGIQTKIKNIENRRNSINSDSSGTFNNEITNGRSNDNEIININNNVGVQVTFENICYKVLNKKYNEQKKIIKKLESGKIDIEDIESQVNKLPIDRIIEKELTILSNVSGIVEKGEMVALMGPSGSGKSTLLDILANRKSTGTITGKILVNGKEIGEAYKMFCSYVTQEEVFLETSTVYETLKFHADLRLPDMTDTEKDIRIKQVLKDVGLDRKLNSKIGGILPGGMIVKGLSGGEKKRVSIGCALVTNPSLLFLDEPTSGLDSLNSLKVMKVLLELTKMKGVTVVCSVHQPRPEIFYLFSNIMVVLKGRMVYSGSNILEYLSSIDSNYKCPPQMNPADFILDVCDEIVNNPSQYSTTVDTWEKYWKHEIQPTISNDPINIDIPKRVGFIYQYWVCQKRSYQSFVRNRVVFFSKIVIAILIGLLFSACFGTVGYDGLDQNEAQSVSALFFFIITSLNLLPYSSISTFVSIRTLFNSERASKIYHPFPYFIGSMLIEIVSSFFVVLIITTIIYCIVHLRWSFEAYILSLISFYMVFLASVFMVIAMSNIAGTVDLTFSYCTGVSVVLVLFSGFLVPINSLPDSFGWIHHIDYLFYGFSSIVIIQYRDFEFQCPQPPIPCLYSNGNNLIEFLGLKNWEYNKSIGILTIWIAFFYILAYIGLYKFNKEKR